The sequence GCCACTTCAGGGCTGATCTGGTCCTAACAATTGAACAATAACCAGTCTTTGCACTCGGTCCTCATTCATCGCCATCCTCATTTTCATCAATCCCTACCCAGCGAGTGAATGCAAACAGAAATTCCTTGAAGCTCACCATGCCGTTCTTGTCCCAATCCATTTCTTCTGGTGCCATTTAAAAAGGGTAAATCAGTAAATGTTAGGATTGGGAAACGACAATGAGTTTCACAACACCAACTGAAATTATAAAACTGTATTTTTATAATAAGGGACGATTGCTGCAAACCATTTGGTAACAGGTAAAGTACAACTTTAAATGACTAGAGGTGTTGAACAAACATTAGGAAGTTTGTCATTTTCATGAGTAGATGCCTTTCTTTTGCAAGAAGCATTTTGATTTAAAGACACTTTCCCCCCAATTCTACCTCTTTTCTCTCTCAGCAAAGACGGGCAGGTACCAGAGACTCGTCCAAACCAGAAGAAAACATGGTGGTTCACTTCACGAAAAGGAACTTTGACAAAGACTAGTAGGTCATGGTATGGAGCTACCAAGAAATGGAAAACTCACCAAATCTTTTCATGGCTATACGCCCAGATGAGCGCTCTCCAGTTGTAGTCTCATTTATTGCTTCGATCATCTCATCTTTGCTCACGTACCCATCTTTGTTCTTATCCAGGAAGACAAATGCATCAACCAAGGTCTCAAAAGTTGCCTCAAGATTTCCTAGTCCCATTTTTATTTTCTGTGAAGTAGGTCAAGGGAACAGGAAAGCGCCTGACAGAAACGGCATAAAAGATCTAAAGTAGAACCTGAATGCAGGAATTTTCACATGTACAATGTGCTGAAAAtttggggcttaaaaacaacccttccccagaccccgcacagtgcgggaagcctacggcactgggtacgccctttttttaATGTGCTGAAAATTATATAACCCAATTAGACTTACAGTGTGATGAGAATTTCATGGAAAACAGTTTTCTGTTGATACAGTGCAGTGGTATCTTAAAGTGTGCCAGTAAGAGGCATATTTAATTCTATAAACGAACTACCAACTAAAATAACATTTGCATGCCTCCGTAGCAACACTACACGATGTGAACAATAAATCTAAGGAAACATTCAGATTGCTATTATATGAATTATGAAGGATACTGCTTCTGTGACAGCTGGTTCATTAAGAAGATAAACAAGGCACAGAAAGACAATGAACTCATTGAAACTCATGCCCATATCTTCATTTATATCACAAGCTTCAAAGAGATCACATATCTCTTCCTCTGTGAAT comes from Panicum virgatum strain AP13 chromosome 4K, P.virgatum_v5, whole genome shotgun sequence and encodes:
- the LOC120703893 gene encoding probable calcium-binding protein CML21 isoform X1 — translated: MGAVLGRQDTSKRSFHGSKLEARMVGAMQQRALHGTTLKSFDGIVMKFPRIDESFRKCKTIFEQFDEDSNGEIDKEELKHCFQKLEISFTEEEICDLFEACDINEDMGMSFNEFIVFLCLVYLLNEPAVTEAKIKMGLGNLEATFETLVDAFVFLDKNKDGYVSKDEMIEAINETTTGERSSGRIAMKRFEEMDWDKNGMVSFKEFLFAFTRWVGIDENEDGDE
- the LOC120703893 gene encoding probable calcium-binding protein CML21 isoform X2 → MGAVLGRQDTSKRSFHGSKLEARMVGAMQQRALHGTTLKSFDGIVMKFPRIDESFRKCKTIFEQFDEDSNGEIDKEELKHCFQKLEISFTEEEICDLFEACDINEDMGMSFNEFIVFLCLVYLLNEPAVTEAKIKMGLGNLEATFETLVDAFVFLDKNKDGYVSKDEMIEAINETTTGERSSGRIAMKRFEMDWDKNGMVSFKEFLFAFTRWVGIDENEDGDE